The Arachis hypogaea cultivar Tifrunner chromosome 16, arahy.Tifrunner.gnm2.J5K5, whole genome shotgun sequence genome contains a region encoding:
- the LOC112757354 gene encoding uncharacterized protein, which yields MVGRYGIGYKPPSYHELRETQLKKAVNNVDEMLTEFKAEWKRTGCSIMSDGWTDKKRRSICNFLVNSPKRTVFLYSLDTSDISKTTNKVVKMLEDAVEFVGEENVVQIVTDNAANYKAAGKRMMETRKSLYWTPCAAHCIDLILEDFEKKLKVHETTIKKGRKITTFIYSRSMLISMLRNFTKGKDLVRPGATRFATAYLTLTCLHDNNGPLMTMFTSADWKTTKVASTPEGIRVQNMALDSRLWKNIVICLKTAAPLIIVLRLVDSDEKPAMGFIFEGMRNAKETIKTNFGCVKKSYEPIWEIIDGRWESQLHRPLHAAAYYLNPHYHYEPNFMVDDADIKIGLYSCLKKLVPNQEERKKVGLQLPDFHYARGLFGNETAKSSRKTMLPAEWWDFYGDSCPELKKFDIQVLSLTCSSSGCERNWSAFKMVHTKRKNRLHQKKMNDLVYVMYNLKLKGKQIRKSPELEFDAVHSDDEWITEDVNENIAESVEHSHLPTNDNTNDDPNSNEFAIPDFVGRVEPEAERNDVSDDDGLNVYI from the exons ATGGTTGGGAGATATGGAATTGGCTACAAACCCCCTTCTTACCATGAGTTAAGAGAAAcccaattaaagaaagcagtGAACAATGTTGATGAAATGCTTACTGAATTTAAAGCAGAGTGGAAGAGAACTGGTTGTTCAATCATGTCGGATGGATGGACTGATAAAAAAAGGCGTAGTATTTGTAATTTCTTGGTGAACAGCCCTAAAAGAACAGTTTTTCTTTATTCATTGGACACTTCTGACATCTCGAAAACAACGAATAAAGTTGTCAAAATGCTAGAAGATGCCGTAGAATTTGTTGGTGAAGAGAATGTAGTCCAAATTGTTACAGATAATGCTGCTAATTATAAGGCTGCTGGAAAAAGAATGATGGAGACTAGAAAAAGTTTGTATTGGACACCATGTGCTGCACACTGCATAGATTTGATATTGGAGGATTTTGAAAAGAAGCTAAAGGTGCATGAAACAACcataaaaaagggaagaaaaatcaCCACTTTTATCTACTCTCGGAGTATGCTCATTAGCATGTTGAGGAATTTTACAAAGGGAAAAGACTTGGTTCGGCCAGGTGCCACAAGATTCGCCACTGCCTATTTGACTCTCACTTGTCTTCATGATAAtaatggaccattgatgactatGTTTACTTCTGCTGATTGGAAGACAACTAAGGTTGCATCAACGCCTGAAGGAATAAGAGTCCAAAACATGGCCTTGGATAGTAGGCTATGGAAGAATATTGTCATATGCCTCAAGACTGCTGCTCCTCTCATTATAGTCCTTCGCTTGGTTGATTCGGATGAAAAACCAGCCATGGGTTTCATCTTTGAAGGCATGAGAAACGCCAAAGAAACAATCAAGACTAACTTCGGTTGTGTTAAAAAGAG TTACGAACCTATATGGGAAATTATTGATGGAAGGTGGGAAAGTCAATTGCATAGACCATTGCATGCAGCTGCGTATTATCTTAATCCTCATTATCACTATGAACCAAATTTCATGGTTGATGATGCTGACATTAAGATTGGTCTATATAGTTGTTTGAAAAAACTGGTTCCTAACcaggaagaaaggaaaaaggttgGTCTACAGCTTCCTGACTTTCATTATGCTAGAGGCCTCTTTGGTAATGAAACTGCAAAGAGTAGTAGGAAGACCATGCTACCTGCTGAGTGGTGGGACTTCTATGGAGATAGTTGTCCAGAACTAAAGAAGTTTGATATCCAAGTGCTAAGCTTAACTTGTAGTTCATCTGGTTGTGAGCGTAATTGGAGTGCATTTAAAATG GTTCATACAAAGAGAAAAAATCGGTtgcatcaaaagaaaatgaatgatTTAGTGTATGTGatgtataatttgaaattaaagggCAAGCAAATTAGAAAAAGTCCAGAACTTGAATTTGATGCAGTGCATTCTGATGATGAGTGGATAACTGAGGATGTTAATGAAAATATTGCTGAAAGTGTTGAGCATTCTCACTTGCCAACGAATGACAATACTAATGATGATCCAAATAGTAATGAATTTGCTATTCCAG attttgTTGGCCGTGTTGAACCTGAGGCTGAAAGAAATGATGTTtctgatgatgatg GTTTGAATGTCTATATctga